A window of the Phytoactinopolyspora mesophila genome harbors these coding sequences:
- a CDS encoding ABC transporter substrate-binding protein yields MNRLDIFPAYSLSRRRFLTATAAMGAGALLSACGGGSSPSNPGADTPAEPAADTYDGPSVELEFWNGFTGGDGPFMKQLVDQFNAEHDAVTVRMTVMEWADYYSRLPAAVTSGRGPDVGIMHVDSLSTNAARNVIMPLDDVATALELDSSDFADAVWSAGEYKGQRFGIPLDVHPLGFYYNKTVLEEAGLDPEAPPMDRSSYEDALEALKSAGISGHWMSPHAFTGSMTLQSLIWQFGGSLFNDDGTEVLWDQDPAIEALTWMVDAINDGYSPTDVGQDADAIALQNGQAAFNWNGIWHMNNLNEVPDLEWGVAPLPNIGGAPAAWAGSHNFVMTTQRSPDDNKLDAARVFINWVSRQSLAWAEGGQVPARTSVRESAEFAELTDQATFAEQVDYLRFPPAVPGIGDAFEDFDQALNEAVLLTKEPADALRSAAERAAKKLEENRNRFGE; encoded by the coding sequence GTGAACCGTCTCGACATCTTCCCCGCATACTCGTTGTCCCGCCGCCGCTTTCTCACCGCAACCGCAGCTATGGGCGCGGGCGCCTTGCTCAGCGCCTGCGGCGGGGGCTCTTCTCCCTCGAATCCGGGTGCTGACACACCCGCCGAGCCCGCTGCCGACACCTACGACGGACCCAGCGTCGAGCTTGAATTCTGGAATGGTTTCACCGGCGGCGACGGTCCATTCATGAAACAACTGGTGGACCAGTTCAACGCCGAGCACGATGCGGTCACCGTCCGGATGACGGTCATGGAGTGGGCCGACTACTACTCGCGGCTGCCGGCGGCGGTGACCTCGGGCCGCGGTCCCGACGTCGGAATCATGCACGTCGACTCGTTATCCACCAACGCCGCGCGCAACGTGATCATGCCCCTCGACGACGTCGCCACCGCCCTGGAGCTCGACTCCTCCGACTTCGCGGATGCGGTGTGGTCGGCCGGTGAGTACAAGGGACAGCGCTTCGGTATTCCGCTGGACGTGCACCCCTTGGGCTTCTACTACAACAAGACCGTTCTCGAGGAGGCCGGCCTCGATCCAGAGGCGCCGCCCATGGACCGCTCGTCGTACGAGGACGCGCTCGAAGCGCTGAAGTCGGCGGGCATCAGCGGTCACTGGATGTCGCCGCACGCGTTCACCGGCAGCATGACCTTGCAGTCCTTGATCTGGCAGTTCGGCGGGTCGCTGTTCAACGACGACGGCACCGAGGTGCTCTGGGACCAGGATCCCGCTATCGAGGCATTGACCTGGATGGTCGACGCCATAAACGACGGTTACAGCCCCACCGACGTAGGCCAGGACGCCGACGCGATCGCGCTGCAGAACGGCCAGGCGGCCTTCAACTGGAACGGTATCTGGCACATGAACAACCTCAACGAGGTGCCGGACCTCGAATGGGGCGTAGCCCCGTTGCCCAACATCGGTGGCGCCCCCGCCGCCTGGGCGGGCTCACACAACTTCGTGATGACCACGCAGCGGAGTCCGGACGACAACAAGCTGGATGCCGCACGCGTGTTCATCAACTGGGTCAGCCGGCAGTCGCTGGCGTGGGCGGAGGGCGGTCAGGTCCCGGCTCGCACATCGGTGCGCGAATCAGCGGAGTTCGCCGAGCTCACAGATCAAGCAACGTTTGCCGAGCAGGTCGACTACCTGCGTTTCCCACCGGCGGTGCCGGGCATCGGGGACGCCTTCGAAGACTTCGACCAGGCGCTCAACGAGGCGGTGCTGCTGACCAAGGAACCGGCCGACGCGCTGCGTTCCGCTGCCGAACGCGCCGCCAAGAAGCTCGAAGAGAACCGCAACCGGTTCGGGGAGTAG
- a CDS encoding DUF3039 domain-containing protein, translating to MSTQMSPGTETIDERLTQPTGGDGDGDRDRFSHYVPKKKLTEAMINGTPVIALCGKVWVPSRDPEKYPVCPECKKKWEKMKPGKGGGDDA from the coding sequence GTGAGCACTCAGATGAGCCCGGGCACCGAGACCATTGATGAACGCCTCACTCAGCCGACGGGTGGTGACGGCGACGGTGATCGCGATCGGTTCTCTCACTACGTACCCAAGAAGAAGCTGACCGAAGCGATGATCAATGGCACCCCGGTCATCGCCTTGTGCGGCAAGGTCTGGGTGCCGAGCCGCGACCCGGAGAAATACCCGGTCTGCCCGGAGTGCAAGAAGAAGTGGGAGAAGATGAAGCCCGGCAAGGGTGGCGGCGACGACGCCTGA
- a CDS encoding alpha-N-arabinofuranosidase — translation MYDVHVGLDPAFSVGTVDPRIYGSFVEHMGRCVYGGIFEPDHPTADEHGFRKDVAELVRELGVTNVRYPGGNFVSNYRWEDGVGPVQDRPKRLDLAWRSIEPNTVGVDEFAHWTRGLDLDPVMAVNLGTRGVRAAVDLLEYCNLPAGSTSLADRRAANGRREPHGIRTWCLGNEMDGPWQIGHKTADEYGRLAAETARAMRRTDPDIELVVCGSSNSGMPTFGSWERTVLEHTYDLVDHISLHAYYEPVAGDIDSFLTSSENMRGMISAVTATADHVAAVKRSRKRITVSFDEWNVWYQSRFPGEAGLAIRPGGPLIEDVYDVTDAVVVGDLLMALLDNADRVAIANQAQLVNVIAPIRTEPGNSAWRQTIFHPFALTAKYARGTVLQTQVRGPLLATGQHGDVPATRVSAVHDPATGGLTLLATNRDRHRPAALNVSLRAFAGEGHRLVEHLTLGDSDPGATNSADRPDRVTPRPVDGTTVRDGQLEATLPPTSWHLIRLHPAQS, via the coding sequence GTGTACGACGTCCACGTCGGTCTCGACCCAGCCTTCTCCGTGGGAACGGTCGACCCCCGCATCTACGGCAGCTTCGTCGAACACATGGGCAGATGTGTCTACGGCGGGATCTTCGAGCCGGACCACCCCACGGCAGACGAACACGGCTTCCGCAAGGACGTCGCCGAGCTGGTCCGGGAGCTGGGCGTGACCAACGTCCGCTATCCCGGCGGCAACTTCGTGTCCAACTACCGCTGGGAGGACGGAGTCGGACCGGTTCAGGACCGGCCCAAACGTCTGGACCTCGCCTGGCGGTCGATCGAACCGAACACCGTGGGCGTCGACGAATTCGCGCATTGGACCCGCGGGCTGGATCTCGACCCGGTGATGGCGGTGAACCTCGGCACCCGCGGCGTCCGGGCCGCCGTCGACCTGCTCGAATATTGCAATCTCCCGGCCGGCTCCACGAGCCTCGCCGACCGGCGCGCCGCCAACGGGCGCCGCGAGCCACACGGCATCCGCACCTGGTGCCTCGGCAACGAGATGGACGGTCCGTGGCAGATCGGGCACAAGACCGCCGACGAGTACGGCCGGCTGGCGGCGGAGACGGCACGCGCCATGCGACGTACGGACCCGGACATCGAGCTCGTCGTCTGCGGCAGCTCCAACAGCGGCATGCCGACGTTCGGCAGCTGGGAACGGACCGTCCTCGAGCACACGTACGACCTTGTGGACCACATCTCTCTGCACGCCTACTACGAGCCGGTGGCCGGCGACATCGACAGCTTTCTGACCTCATCGGAGAACATGCGCGGGATGATCTCCGCCGTCACCGCGACAGCAGACCACGTCGCCGCGGTGAAACGCAGCAGGAAACGGATCACCGTCTCATTCGACGAGTGGAATGTCTGGTACCAGAGCCGATTCCCGGGCGAAGCCGGCCTCGCCATCCGCCCGGGAGGTCCGCTGATCGAGGACGTGTACGACGTCACCGACGCCGTCGTGGTCGGTGATCTACTGATGGCCCTGCTGGACAACGCCGATCGAGTCGCGATCGCGAACCAGGCCCAGCTGGTCAATGTCATCGCACCGATCCGCACTGAACCCGGCAACTCGGCATGGCGTCAGACGATCTTTCATCCGTTCGCCCTCACCGCCAAGTACGCCCGCGGCACAGTCCTGCAGACCCAGGTCCGCGGACCGCTGCTCGCTACCGGACAGCATGGCGACGTCCCCGCGACCCGGGTCAGCGCCGTGCACGATCCAGCGACGGGCGGGCTGACCCTGCTGGCCACGAACCGGGACCGGCACCGGCCAGCGGCACTCAATGTGTCTCTACGCGCCTTCGCCGGCGAGGGACACCGGCTGGTGGAGCACCTCACGCTCGGCGATTCCGACCCGGGCGCCACGAATTCCGCCGACCGTCCCGACCGGGTGACACCGCGACCAGTCGACGGCACCACGGTCCGCGACGGTCAACTCGAAGCCACGCTGCCTCCCACGTCGTGGCACCTCATCCGCCTGCACCCGGCACAGTCCTGA
- a CDS encoding DEAD/DEAH box helicase family protein, whose translation MSTSAAQHLPPAYPARAPWGTAGRLRAWQQSALDDYMEREPKDYLAVATPGAGKTTFALRVAAELLAKRAVHQLTIVAPTEHLKRQWADAADKVGITIDPAFSGRKGRTSRDYTGVAVTYAGVAAHPMLHRARCENRRTLVILDEVHHSGDSLSWGEATREAFDPAAYRLALTGTPFRSDINPIPFVTYVPEADGSQRSAADFTYGYAEALRDGVVRPVLFMAYSGEMRWRTRAGDEVAARLGQPMTKDLIAQAWRTALDPQGEWIPSVLRAADTRLTEVRRHVPDAGGLVIATDQDKARAYAKLLGQICGERPTVVLSDEPRASKKIAEFTDSSDRWMVAVRMVSEGVDVPRLAVGVYATATQTPLFFAQAVGRFVRARKRGETASIFLPTVPSLLGFANEMEVSRDHVLGKPTTPDDDPMAAEEALMAAAQREETGTEEQVPFEALGSDAAFDRVLYDGGEFGTQAQAGSAEEADYLGIPGLLEPDQVTALLRRRQADQQEAGRAREGNGAATADGGSPDSAGGPSDGQVPAHEQIATLRRELNGLVGAWHHRTGKPHGVIHTELRKACGGPPAAMATTEELRNRIDTIREWAAARH comes from the coding sequence GTGAGTACCTCCGCAGCGCAGCATCTGCCTCCGGCTTATCCGGCCAGGGCGCCTTGGGGCACCGCGGGACGCCTGCGCGCCTGGCAGCAATCGGCGCTCGATGACTACATGGAGCGTGAGCCCAAGGATTACCTGGCCGTTGCTACCCCCGGTGCCGGAAAGACCACCTTCGCGCTTCGGGTCGCCGCGGAGCTCCTGGCCAAACGAGCGGTTCATCAACTGACCATCGTCGCCCCCACCGAGCACCTGAAACGGCAATGGGCCGACGCCGCGGACAAGGTCGGCATCACCATCGACCCGGCCTTCTCCGGCCGCAAGGGCCGCACCAGCCGCGATTACACCGGCGTCGCCGTCACCTATGCCGGTGTGGCCGCGCACCCGATGCTGCACCGAGCGCGCTGTGAGAACCGTCGTACGCTCGTCATCCTCGACGAGGTGCACCACTCCGGCGACTCCCTGTCCTGGGGCGAGGCAACCCGCGAGGCCTTCGACCCGGCCGCGTACAGGCTGGCCCTCACCGGTACCCCGTTCCGCTCCGACATCAACCCCATTCCCTTCGTCACCTATGTGCCCGAAGCCGACGGCTCCCAGCGCAGTGCCGCCGACTTCACGTACGGTTACGCCGAAGCCCTGCGCGACGGCGTCGTCCGTCCGGTGCTGTTCATGGCGTACTCAGGCGAGATGCGCTGGCGCACGCGGGCGGGTGACGAGGTCGCGGCCCGCCTCGGTCAGCCGATGACAAAAGACCTCATCGCTCAAGCCTGGCGGACCGCCCTCGACCCGCAGGGCGAGTGGATACCGTCGGTGCTGCGCGCCGCGGACACCCGGCTCACCGAGGTCCGGCGCCATGTGCCGGACGCGGGCGGCCTGGTGATCGCCACCGATCAGGACAAGGCCCGCGCCTACGCCAAGCTGCTCGGCCAGATCTGTGGTGAACGGCCCACCGTCGTGCTCTCCGACGAGCCGCGGGCCTCGAAGAAGATCGCCGAGTTCACCGACAGCAGCGACCGCTGGATGGTCGCGGTGCGAATGGTCTCCGAAGGTGTGGACGTCCCCCGCCTGGCGGTGGGTGTCTACGCCACCGCCACCCAGACGCCGCTGTTCTTCGCCCAGGCCGTCGGACGATTCGTCCGCGCCCGCAAGCGCGGCGAAACCGCGTCCATTTTCCTTCCCACCGTCCCTTCCCTGCTGGGCTTCGCCAATGAGATGGAGGTCTCGCGCGACCACGTCCTCGGCAAACCCACCACACCCGACGACGACCCCATGGCCGCCGAAGAAGCGCTGATGGCCGCTGCACAGCGCGAGGAGACCGGCACCGAGGAGCAGGTTCCGTTCGAAGCGCTCGGCTCGGACGCGGCATTCGATCGCGTCCTGTACGACGGCGGAGAGTTCGGGACTCAGGCCCAGGCCGGTTCTGCCGAAGAAGCCGATTACCTCGGCATTCCGGGACTACTCGAACCAGATCAAGTCACCGCGCTGCTGCGGCGGCGGCAGGCCGATCAGCAGGAAGCCGGCCGGGCCAGGGAAGGCAACGGCGCCGCCACGGCTGACGGCGGTTCACCGGACAGCGCGGGAGGCCCCTCCGACGGCCAGGTGCCCGCCCACGAGCAGATCGCGACGTTGCGGCGCGAACTCAACGGGCTGGTCGGCGCCTGGCATCACCGTACGGGTAAACCACACGGCGTGATCCATACCGAGTTGCGCAAGGCATGCGGCGGCCCGCCGGCAGCCATGGCCACCACCGAGGAGCTCCGCAACCGGATCGACACCATCCGCGAGTGGGCGGCAGCCAGGCACTAG
- a CDS encoding carbohydrate ABC transporter permease, which translates to MSLTTSAQEVEPDRTPSNRPVRARSLVRTGSFWALLLVLTVVFVGPILWMFLTSLKTNPEATSVPPTILPEQPTTAAYEGLLRLDGSYPVLRWFFNSLLAATLHMLLVLFVASTAAYALARLRFRFRGVFFAVIVSTLFVPGFIFLMPNYLIIDRLGWLDTIWALVVPGAAGAFGVFFLRQFFAMLPDELEEAALIDGANQWQIFTQVALPNAKPALATLAVLSFLTNWNDFIWPIYVLFSPERLTLPAGLRLLQGAYTTDYPVMMAGAFVASVPVLILFIFTQRYVIEGVARSGLKG; encoded by the coding sequence ATGTCGCTCACCACCTCGGCGCAGGAGGTAGAGCCGGACCGGACGCCGTCCAACCGGCCGGTCCGCGCCCGGTCCCTCGTGCGCACCGGCTCGTTCTGGGCGCTGCTGCTCGTGCTGACTGTCGTGTTCGTCGGACCCATTCTGTGGATGTTCCTGACCTCATTGAAGACGAATCCGGAAGCGACGTCGGTGCCGCCGACGATCTTGCCGGAACAGCCGACGACGGCGGCTTATGAAGGGCTCCTGCGCCTGGACGGCTCGTATCCCGTGCTGCGCTGGTTCTTCAACAGCCTCCTGGCTGCGACGCTGCACATGCTGCTCGTGCTTTTCGTCGCGTCGACCGCCGCCTATGCGCTGGCGCGGCTGCGGTTCCGCTTCCGGGGCGTGTTCTTCGCCGTCATCGTGTCGACGCTGTTCGTGCCTGGCTTCATCTTCCTGATGCCCAACTATCTGATCATCGACCGGCTGGGCTGGCTGGACACCATCTGGGCGCTAGTGGTTCCGGGCGCCGCCGGCGCGTTCGGCGTGTTCTTCCTCCGGCAGTTCTTCGCCATGCTCCCCGATGAACTGGAGGAGGCGGCGCTGATCGACGGCGCGAACCAATGGCAGATATTCACCCAGGTCGCGCTGCCCAACGCCAAGCCGGCGCTGGCCACGCTGGCGGTGCTGTCCTTCCTGACCAACTGGAACGACTTCATCTGGCCCATCTACGTGCTGTTCAGTCCGGAACGGCTGACCTTGCCCGCGGGGCTGCGGCTGCTCCAGGGGGCGTACACCACTGACTACCCGGTGATGATGGCCGGTGCTTTCGTGGCCAGCGTTCCTGTCCTGATCCTCTTCATCTTCACCCAGCGTTATGTCATCGAGGGCGTCGCTCGTAGCGGCCTGAAGGGATGA
- a CDS encoding carbohydrate ABC transporter permease, with translation MAPFLAIFITFVALPAVLGLWMSLHDWDYMFEVRPFVGLENYFNLFDSASAAYQMFWNGMRATAIFTVASVPLLMAVPLALAVLLNRRFAGRTFFRAVFFMPYVLGVAVVGLLFRFALDPNIGIINAGISALGLEGVLNALGISTPIPWITAQPWAWISLVLMTVWWTLGFNTIIYLAGLQDIPRELYDAAKVDGASGWQQFRHVTLPGLRNVILFVVIITTLASANMFGQSVMVTGGGPGDSTRTALMVILGEGLESFRMGSAAAMSYLLAVFLGIVSIINVLLVRGRRRS, from the coding sequence ATGGCTCCGTTCCTGGCGATCTTCATCACGTTCGTGGCTCTGCCGGCGGTGCTCGGTCTCTGGATGAGCCTGCACGACTGGGACTACATGTTCGAGGTGAGGCCGTTCGTCGGGCTGGAGAACTACTTCAACCTGTTCGACTCGGCCTCGGCGGCATACCAGATGTTCTGGAACGGCATGCGGGCGACCGCGATCTTCACCGTGGCGAGTGTGCCGCTCCTGATGGCTGTCCCATTGGCGCTGGCGGTCCTGTTGAACCGGCGCTTCGCCGGACGGACGTTCTTCCGCGCGGTCTTCTTCATGCCGTACGTGCTGGGCGTCGCCGTGGTCGGCCTGCTGTTCCGGTTCGCGCTCGACCCGAACATCGGCATCATCAACGCCGGCATCAGCGCCCTCGGGCTGGAAGGGGTGCTCAACGCGCTGGGCATCAGCACGCCCATCCCGTGGATCACGGCACAGCCGTGGGCGTGGATCAGCCTGGTTCTGATGACCGTGTGGTGGACACTCGGGTTCAACACGATCATCTATCTCGCCGGTCTGCAAGACATCCCCCGCGAGCTCTACGACGCGGCGAAAGTCGACGGCGCGTCCGGGTGGCAGCAATTCCGCCATGTGACGCTGCCCGGCCTGAGGAACGTCATCCTGTTCGTCGTGATCATCACCACCCTGGCGTCGGCCAACATGTTCGGGCAATCGGTCATGGTCACCGGCGGCGGTCCCGGAGACTCCACCCGCACGGCACTCATGGTGATCCTCGGAGAGGGCCTCGAATCCTTCCGGATGGGTTCGGCCGCCGCAATGTCGTACCTCCTTGCGGTGTTCCTCGGCATCGTCTCGATCATCAACGTGCTCCTGGTCCGCGGAAGGAGGCGATCCTGA
- a CDS encoding MFS transporter: MTSKPVETTDAGILGPAHRNLTIGIVATVVFIAFEAMAVATAMPKAVPDLDGVPLYALAFSGFFTASLFGLVLSGEICDRRGPRLPVVAGAVTFSVGLVLAGAAQSMWPFIAGRAAQGLGGGLVIVALYVTVGRSYSENLRPRIFAALSAAWVVPSIVGPLVAGMLADHASWRWVFLGLAPFVMIPIMLILPSVRAIDGPPPSGPVTRRRRLPLAAATALAMAVLQYAGTRPDLLALILAIAALGVLVPTVPRLLPPGVLRLRRGLPTVVIMRGVLAGAFFGAEAFLPLLLVAERGLSSTLAGLSLTGGALGWAAGSWYQGRPRTTVPRHVLVQTGSGIVSAAIAALGLVLLPAVPAPVAAVAWALGAVGMGMAMSSLSVLLFQLSPVEDHGSNSAALQMCDNLGTITFVGLAGTIFGSAHGAAPSSGTSVPVWVYAVILALMAALAAFGAWAAGRIRKPDPLAQAVGP; this comes from the coding sequence GTGACATCCAAGCCGGTGGAGACAACAGACGCCGGCATCCTCGGTCCAGCCCATCGGAATCTGACCATCGGCATCGTCGCCACCGTGGTCTTCATCGCCTTCGAGGCCATGGCCGTGGCAACCGCGATGCCCAAGGCCGTACCCGATCTCGACGGCGTCCCTCTCTACGCACTGGCTTTCTCCGGCTTCTTCACCGCCAGCCTCTTCGGCCTGGTTCTCTCCGGCGAGATCTGTGACCGGCGCGGGCCCCGGTTGCCGGTGGTCGCCGGCGCCGTCACGTTCAGTGTGGGGCTTGTGCTGGCCGGCGCGGCGCAGTCGATGTGGCCGTTCATCGCCGGGCGCGCCGCGCAAGGGCTCGGTGGCGGTCTCGTCATCGTTGCGCTGTACGTCACCGTCGGGCGGTCCTACTCGGAGAATCTTCGCCCGCGCATCTTCGCGGCACTGTCCGCGGCGTGGGTCGTTCCGTCGATCGTCGGGCCGCTGGTTGCCGGCATGCTGGCCGACCACGCGTCGTGGCGTTGGGTCTTTCTCGGTCTCGCGCCCTTCGTGATGATCCCGATCATGTTGATCCTTCCGTCGGTACGGGCGATCGACGGGCCGCCGCCGTCCGGACCCGTCACACGACGACGACGGCTGCCGCTGGCCGCCGCGACCGCGCTGGCTATGGCAGTACTGCAATACGCCGGAACCCGTCCCGACCTGCTGGCGCTGATCCTGGCCATCGCCGCCCTCGGGGTACTGGTTCCCACCGTGCCACGCCTCCTGCCACCGGGCGTGCTCCGGCTCCGGCGCGGCCTGCCGACCGTGGTGATCATGCGGGGTGTCCTCGCCGGCGCCTTCTTCGGAGCGGAGGCGTTCCTACCGCTCCTGCTGGTGGCCGAACGTGGGCTTTCCTCTACTCTGGCCGGGCTGTCGCTGACCGGCGGCGCCCTCGGCTGGGCTGCCGGCTCCTGGTATCAAGGCCGCCCGCGGACCACGGTTCCACGCCATGTACTCGTGCAGACCGGCAGCGGCATCGTCTCGGCGGCGATCGCCGCGCTCGGCCTGGTTCTGCTGCCAGCGGTACCGGCGCCGGTCGCGGCCGTGGCATGGGCTCTCGGTGCCGTCGGCATGGGGATGGCGATGTCCAGCCTCAGTGTTCTCCTTTTCCAGCTCTCGCCCGTGGAGGACCACGGTTCGAACTCGGCCGCCCTGCAGATGTGTGACAACCTCGGCACGATCACCTTCGTCGGCCTGGCCGGCACCATCTTCGGTTCGGCTCACGGAGCGGCACCGAGCTCGGGCACATCAGTGCCGGTCTGGGTTTATGCGGTGATCCTCGCCCTCATGGCGGCACTCGCGGCGTTCGGCGCGTGGGCGGCCGGACGGATCCGCAAACCCGACCCCCTGGCGCAGGCCGTCGGTCCTTGA
- a CDS encoding substrate-binding domain-containing protein: protein MGARLKDVADRAGVSFKTVSNVINNHPNVTPRTREKVMAAIAELRYRPNMSARSLRHGRSGFLALALPELTSPYFAALASEIGSAAKREGLVVLIEETGGDHEGEQIVLEGLASHLIDGIIFSPMATPADEVAARSDTTPMVLLGERGYPAGYDHIAVDNVRAAREITQHLVECGRTRIAAIGAEHGSGTGALRARGYRAALDAAGLKVDPDIIVSGVSYDRAGGAHGMAELLDGGQPIDAVFCFNDVLALGAVRTLHQRGYRVPEDVAVAGFDDIEDGRYSSPSLTTVSPDVPFLADEAVRLLARRVAEPDAAAEDVEVPFTIETRESTIGKSDLTPRP from the coding sequence GTGGGCGCCCGCTTGAAAGACGTGGCGGATCGGGCTGGCGTGTCGTTCAAGACGGTCTCCAACGTCATCAACAACCATCCCAATGTCACGCCCCGGACCCGCGAGAAAGTCATGGCCGCCATAGCCGAGCTGCGCTACCGGCCGAACATGTCCGCCCGGAGCCTGCGGCACGGTCGTTCCGGCTTCCTGGCCCTCGCGCTGCCGGAACTCACGTCGCCGTACTTTGCCGCGCTCGCCTCCGAGATCGGATCGGCCGCCAAACGCGAAGGGCTTGTTGTGCTGATCGAAGAGACCGGGGGTGACCACGAGGGCGAGCAGATCGTCCTTGAAGGTCTCGCCTCACATCTGATCGACGGCATCATCTTCAGCCCAATGGCCACGCCGGCGGATGAGGTCGCCGCACGCTCGGACACCACCCCGATGGTGCTGCTAGGTGAACGCGGCTACCCGGCCGGCTACGACCACATCGCCGTGGACAACGTCCGGGCCGCGCGTGAGATCACCCAGCATCTCGTCGAGTGCGGCCGCACCCGGATCGCGGCTATCGGCGCCGAGCACGGATCCGGCACCGGTGCGCTGCGGGCTCGCGGATACCGGGCGGCGTTGGACGCCGCCGGGCTGAAGGTCGATCCGGACATCATCGTCTCGGGTGTGAGCTACGACCGTGCCGGCGGAGCACACGGGATGGCCGAGCTGCTCGACGGGGGGCAGCCCATCGATGCGGTCTTCTGCTTCAACGATGTCTTGGCTCTGGGGGCCGTGCGGACGCTGCACCAACGCGGATACCGGGTGCCGGAGGACGTCGCCGTCGCCGGGTTCGACGACATCGAAGACGGCCGGTACAGCTCGCCGTCCCTGACCACGGTGTCGCCGGACGTCCCGTTCCTCGCCGACGAAGCCGTCCGGTTGCTGGCCCGCCGGGTCGCCGAACCCGATGCCGCCGCCGAAGATGTCGAGGTGCCGTTCACCATCGAGACCCGGGAGAGCACCATCGGGAAAAGCGACCTCACGCCCCGGCCCTGA
- a CDS encoding substrate-binding domain-containing protein, translating into MTIKSRQQAPTQSDVARRAGVSQATVSAVINGRAATHRIPDETVRRVREAVRDLGYMANPAARSLKGKRNRLLGVHTFESVFPISQRDFYHEFLIGIEEQAVADGYDLVLFTSTEESNGQRRIYRDGMNRLNVADGSVLLGFTQDRSGIAKLAAEGYPFVHVGRRDVPGVEFRWVGADYKSTTSQIVEQLNALGHQRIGYVGLAQRMEALIDREEGYRAGCEAVGLPALPLLMAPQHLTVEWFDHALASGMTAFIAEDEGYARRIGEFARERRLTIPDDVSVVVLRGTTDGPSPERPWSSMGIPRNEMGRMAVRMLVEILEHPEASRDDHVLLPCTPPADTTMAAVPGRTA; encoded by the coding sequence GTGACGATCAAGAGCCGCCAGCAAGCACCGACACAGAGTGACGTCGCACGGCGTGCTGGTGTATCGCAGGCGACTGTCTCGGCTGTCATCAACGGCCGAGCCGCAACCCACCGGATTCCGGACGAGACGGTGCGCCGGGTCCGTGAAGCCGTCCGCGACTTGGGTTACATGGCGAACCCGGCGGCTCGCAGCCTCAAGGGAAAGCGCAACCGGCTGCTCGGCGTGCACACCTTCGAGTCGGTGTTCCCCATCAGTCAGCGCGACTTCTACCACGAGTTCTTGATCGGCATCGAGGAACAAGCCGTCGCCGATGGCTACGATCTCGTCCTGTTCACATCCACCGAGGAGTCGAACGGTCAGCGCAGGATCTACCGCGACGGCATGAACCGCCTGAACGTCGCCGATGGCAGCGTGCTGCTCGGTTTCACCCAGGACCGCAGCGGCATCGCCAAGCTCGCGGCGGAGGGCTACCCGTTCGTCCACGTGGGCCGCCGCGACGTTCCCGGCGTGGAGTTCCGGTGGGTGGGTGCCGATTACAAGAGCACCACCAGCCAGATCGTGGAACAGCTCAACGCGCTCGGTCACCAGCGCATCGGCTACGTGGGGCTCGCCCAGCGTATGGAGGCCCTGATCGATCGCGAGGAGGGGTACCGCGCCGGCTGCGAAGCCGTGGGCCTGCCGGCGCTGCCGCTCCTCATGGCTCCCCAGCACCTCACCGTGGAGTGGTTCGACCACGCCCTGGCCAGCGGCATGACAGCTTTCATCGCCGAGGACGAGGGATATGCGAGGCGGATCGGCGAGTTCGCTCGCGAACGCCGGCTCACAATTCCCGACGACGTGTCTGTGGTTGTGCTCCGCGGTACCACGGACGGCCCGTCGCCCGAGCGCCCGTGGAGTTCTATGGGCATCCCGCGAAACGAAATGGGCCGGATGGCGGTCCGCATGCTGGTGGAGATCCTCGAACACCCCGAGGCGTCGCGTGACGATCACGTGTTGCTGCCGTGCACACCACCCGCAGACACAACCATGGCCGCCGTCCCAGGGAGGACCGCATGA